A region of Salvelinus fontinalis isolate EN_2023a unplaced genomic scaffold, ASM2944872v1 scaffold_0039, whole genome shotgun sequence DNA encodes the following proteins:
- the LOC129842411 gene encoding uncharacterized protein LOC129842411, whose protein sequence is MSLAVHVRRHLRRFLLLLASGSLLGSAYFLFSNSAPTLQLNQSEEHVAAACSLPFPTPYRSPNTHTDKHTVRRSDPITHTDRRSDPITHTDRRSDPITHTNRRSDPITHTDRRSDPDTHTDRRSDPITQTDRRSDPITHTDRQSDPITQNDRQSDPITHTDRRSNPDTHTDRRSDPITHTDRRSDPDTHTDRRSDPIRRSDRQSDPITQNDRRSDPITHTDRRSNPDTHTDRRSDPITHTDRRSNPDTHTDRRSDPDTHTDRRSDPDTHTDRRSDPIRRSDPDTHTDPLPSVDPVVLVLVESQYSPLGQDIVGILESARYPFRTEITPRKGDLPSLTDKGRGRYILVIYESLLKYAHTDSWNRQLLHQYCLRYRVGIITFHRANQNSPPLLNLRGLPLLLRTNQALRDASVMSRSPLLHLTRADTDRGPLPGDDWTTFTSNHSSYQAVVQARPREGGPGVGSGDNPVPGFSRGLQATVVLDVGLFDGVQRVVFGHGLGYWLHRLLLVDAITYLTDRKLSLGLERHILVDIDDIFVGKEGTRMKTKDVKALLDTQNQLRSQITNFTFNLGFSGKFYHTGTVLSEPVI, encoded by the exons ATGTCGTTAGCGGTGCATGTCCGTCGCCACCTGCGgcgcttcctcctcctcctcgcctcCGGCTCCCTGCTAGGCTCCGCCTACTTCCTATTCTCTAACTCCGCCCCCACCCTACAGCTCAACCAATCAGAAGAGCACGTTGCTGCGGCCTGCTCCCTGCCATTTCCAACTCCCTACAgatcccccaacacacacactgataaacACACCGTCAGACGATCAGACCCCATCACACACACCGACAGACGATCAGACCCCATCACACACACCGACAGACGATCCGaccccatcacacacaccaacagacGATCTGACCCCATCACACACACCGACAGACGATCTgaccccgacacacacaccgacagacgATCCGACCCCATCACACAGACCGACAGACGATCTGACCCCATCACACACACCGACAGACAATCTGACCCCATCACACAGAACGACAGACAATCTGACCCCATCACACACACCGACAGACGATCCaaccccgacacacacaccgacagacgatcagaccccatcacacacaccgacagacgatccgaccccgacacacacaccgacagacgATCTGACCCCATCAGACGATCCGACAGACAATCTGACCCCATCACACAGAACGACAGACGATCCGACCCCATCACACACACCGACAGACGATCCaaccccgacacacacaccgacagacgatcagaccccatcacacacaccgacagacgatccaaccccgacacacacaccgacagacgatccgaccccgacacacacaccgacagacgatccgaccccgacacacacaccgacagacgATCAGACCCCATCAGACGATCCgaccccgacacacacaccgacCCCCTCCCCTCAGTAGACCCAGTAGTATTGGTGCTGGTAGAATCACAGTACAGCCCGTTGGGACAGGACATCGTCGGCATCCTGGAGTCCGCCCGGTACCcgttcagaacagagatcacCCCGAGGAAAGGAGACCTGCCATcactcactgacaag GGGCGTGGTCGCTACATCCTGGTCATCTACGAGAGTCTGTTGAAGTACGCCCACACCGACTCCTGGAACAGACAGCTGCTacaccag TACTGTCTCCGTTATCGAGTCGGAATCATCACCTTCCACAGAGCCAATCAGAACTCTCCGCCCCTGCTGAATCTCCGGGGTCTACCCCTGCTGCTACGGACCAATCAGGCGCTCCGAGACGCCTCTGTGATGTCACGTTCGCCCCTCCTCCACCTGACGCGGGCTGATACGGACCGTGGACCTCTCCCCGGTGACGACTGGACCACATTCACCTCCAACCActcctcctaccaggctgttgtCCAGGCACGGCCCAGGGAGGGAGGCCCCGGAGTGGGCAGCGGAGATAATCCAGTCCCTGGTTTCAGTCGGGGCCTACAGGCTACGGTGGTGCTGGATGTGGGGCTGTTTGACGGGGTTCAGAGGGTCGTCTTCGGACACGGCCTGGGCTACTGGCTACACAGGCTCCTATTGGTGGACGCTATCACTTACCTCACGGACAGGAAGTTGTCGTTGGGGTTGGAGCGTCACATCCTGGTGGATATCGACGACATCTTTGTCGGGAAGGAAGGAACACGCATGAAAACAAAGGATGTTAAG gCCCTCCTGGACACTCAGAACCAGCTGAGATCTCAAATCACCAACTTCACCTTTAATCTTGGCTTCTCTGGGAAGTTCTACCATACAGGTACAGTACTGTCAGAACCAGTCATTTAA